CCTCTGCCACAGCGTGCAGGGCACCGCCCGGCAGCTGGCCGGGTACTGCAACATCCCCGCCGACGAGGTGACCTACTGGGTCGCGGGAATCAACCACATGGCGTGGTTTCTGCGATTCGAGCACCAGGACCAAGACGCCTACCCGCTCATTTGGCAGGCGAGCGAAGACCCGGACATCGTGGCGCAAGACCCGATTCGATTCGACCTCTTCAAGCACTTCGACTACTTCGTCACCGAGTCCAGCAACCACATGTCGGAATACATCCCCTACTACCGCAAGAACGCCGATCTGATCACGAAGTACCTACCGGAGAAGTGGGACTATCCGAACTTCTGGCCCATCGATCGCGAGGCGTCACAGGAGAAGGTCAGAAAGCAGCTGGCCTCGACGGAGCCGCTGGATCTCTCCCGCAGCCACGAGTACGGCGTGCAGATCATTCACGCCATCGAGACCGACACGACGCTCCGCGTGAATGCCAACGTGGAGAACACCGGGCTCATCACCAACTTGCCTGCGGGCGCCTGTGTTGAAGTTCCCTGCCTGGTGGACAAGACCGGCGTGCAGCCCTGCCACGTGGGCGACCTGCCGACGCAGCTTGCCGCGCTGAATCTCTCGAATATCAGCGTGCAGGAGATGTGCGTGACGGCGGGCCTCGCCGGCGACCGCCGCATGGCCATGCAAGCCGTGCTGCTGGACCCGCTGACGGCCGCCATCCTCACCCCGGCCGAAGTCGAGCGAATGGTCGACGAAATGCTCGACTCGCAGACCGACTACCTCGGCTACCTGCAGTAAGTGCCAGGGCCGATCCCGCCGTCCTCCGTCCACCGAGTCAGGAAGCACCCATGATCATTGACGCGCACACCCACATCTTCGACCGCTCGGTTGGCGGCGCGAGCGAGAACTTCCCGCTCTGGCCGGGCAACCGCTGGGGCGCGAGCGCACCGGACCTCATCGAGCAAATGGACCGGGCCGGCATCGACAAGGCCTTCCTCATCAGCTACACGCCGGTCGACGTCATGGCGCACTATCCAGCCGACGAGCGCGACCACAAGCTCGCCGTCTTCCAGCACTACCTGACCAAGGAATACTTCGTGCGGATGTGGCGGCAACATCCGGACCGGTTCGTGTGGATTTCAGACTCGATCGACCCGCGGGTGCCCGGATACGTGGAGCGAGCGGCCGCGGACCTGGACCTCGGCGCAGCCGGCCTCAAGCTGCTGCCGCTCTTCGTCGATACCGAGATGGGCGATCCGCGCTGGCGGCCAATCTTCGAGCTGCTGCGCGACCGCGGCAAGCCCTGCATCATCGACATCTCGTGGTGGTACGCCCACTTCCCCTGGTTCGCGCCCAGCGTCCTCGGCAAGTACGCCTCGTTCACGGAGTACGTGAAAGGCTTCGGCGAGCTTGTGGCCGATTTCCCGGATGTCGGGATCCAGTTGGCCCACTACGGCACGCCCGCGCTGCGGGACCGCGAGAATCCATCAGCGCCATTGCGCTATCACCTGCTCGATGAAGTCATCGAGTTCATGCTGGCCTACCCGAATCTTCACTGCGATCTGGGGGCGTATCAGCACGTGATCGGCGCCGACGAGCCCTATCCGTACCTGAGCGCGCTAACAATCCTTGAAATCCTGGTGCAAGGAATCGGAACCGACCGCATTCACTGGGGCACGGATTGGCCCTACCTGGGCGTGCAGCCCTACGAGAACCTCATCCGCGCCATCCGCGAGGCGCCGTTCCTCAACCAGGACGGGGTGGACAAGATCCTGGGGCAGAACGCGCAGCGATTCTTCGGACTCTAGGTACCGAGCAGAACCCGGCCCCCGACGTATCCGGTCAAGGCAGCGACGCCTCGATCACCCGGAGCATGTTGCCGCCCAGGATCTTGAGCGTTTCGTCCTCCGTGTAGCCACGCTCGAGCAACGCCACCGTCACGTTCGGCAGCGTGCTGGTGTCCTCGAAGTCCTTGGCCCAGGTGAAGTCGTCCTCGGCAATCCGTTGATTGAAGCTCACGTTGCGGGTCCGCTGGGTGCCGTCCAGGAGGTAGTCGGGACCGAGGCCGACGCTCTCAATCCCGCCCGCGTCAACCAGGTAGTCGATGTGCGTCAGCACGTCGTCGATGGTGGCGTGGCCACTGTCGAGCAGCACCCGCGAGCAGAAGTGGACGGCCGCCACGCCGCCGTTGTCGGCCAGGTCCTTGATCTGATCGTCCCAGAGCAGCTGGGTGCTCCTGGGGTTGAGCTCACGGGCGCCGGTGTGGGAGTTGATGACGGGCCGATCGGTGATGGCCAGCACGTCGGCAATCGTGGCGACCGATGAGTGCGACACGTCGAGCAGCATCCCCAGCGCGTTCACTTCGGCCACGACCTCGCGGCCAAACTCCGTCAGGCCGGGTTCGTCGGTGTCCGACTGCGCCGTTCCCACCTGGTTGCGGGTGGCCCAGTGGAGCTGCAAGTGGCGCATACCGAGGCGGTGGAAAACCCGAAGTGCCGCCAGACTGCCCTCGAGCAGCTTCGCGCCTTCCGCGCCCAGGATGAGGCCCAGGCGGCCGGTGCGCTTGGCCTCCAGGATGTCGGCCGCGCGGCGCACCACGAAGACCTCGTCGGGCATGGTCTCGATGGTGGCGAAGATCTCGTCGTAGGCCTCCATGGCGTCGCGCATGAAGCCCTCGCTGCTGTAGAGCGAGCGCTCGAACTCGGCTCGGCTGTCCGAGAAGGCGCGCCCCGACACCGTCGCCTGCACCACCTTGGCCGTCACGCCGCCGGCAATATCCCGCCGCAAGTCCTCCGCCCGCACCATGTGGTCGTGCGCCAGCACTACCAGCGCGCGCTCGTGCAGGGCATGCCCGGCCGAAATCTTTGTACGCAATTGTTCGTTTCCCGATCTGTCTGACTCTATAACCGCCGCCCAACGATACCGCCACACCGAGCGACTCCCTGCGCCGCCCCAAGTCGAGCCGAAATGGCGCTGCGTGGTAGCCTCGCGCCCACCCAATTTCCGGTGCAGGCGGCGCCGTTGAAGATTGCGCATCACATTGGGGCCATGCCCCCCGTAGGGTCGCGGCTGCTCGCCACGCAGGTGAAGGCCGCCCGCCGTCGGGGAATCGACGTGCTGCCGCTGATGCCCTACGCCGAGCGGCCTCCATCCCCGGAGGCAATCGAGGCCGTGGCGCGCGAAATCCGCCTCAACCGCGAGGCCCCTTCGCGCGGCCTGTCCGAGCTCCGTGAGGTCGTGGCGGAGGGCATCGGCGCCGAGATTGGCCAGCCCGTGGACCCCGAGGCCGAGGTGCTCATCACCAACGGCTCCATGCAGGCCCTCAACCTCGTGTTTCGGGCGATCCTCGACCCCGGCGACGAGGTCATCATTCCGGCGCCCTGCTACTTCTTCGGCGGCTGCGTCGAAATGGCCGGCGGTCGCCCAGTGCACGTGGCCATGGACGAGGCCGGAGACTACGCCTGGGACATCGAGCGGATCGCCGCCGCCGTCACCCCGCGCTCGGTGGCCATCGTGGTCAACACCCCGGTAAATCCCACGGGCGTGGTGCTGGAGGAGGGCACGCTGCGCGCCATTGCCGACCTGGCCGAGCGCCGCGACCTGCTGATCGTGTCCGACGAGTCCTACGACACCATGGTCTACGACGGACGCCGGCATGTGAGTTGCGCGAGCATCGGAAACGCCGCCTCGCGCACCGTGCTGATTCGCAGCTTCACCAAGAGTTTCGCGATGCCGGCGTGGCGGGTGGGCTATATTGTCGGCCCCCGAAGCATCATCGACGCGAGCACCAAGGCGCTCGAATGGGAACAGCTTCACGGCAACCACGTCGCACAAGCCGGAGCTGCGGCCGCGATGCGCCATCCGGTGTATCCCGGGGACAGCATGGCTCGCGAATTCCAACAACTCCGCGACGTGATTCATCCATTCGTATCGTCCGATCGTCCGCTGCACGCCCTGAAGCCGGCCGGAGGGCCATTCGTGTTCATCAACGTGTCCGGGGCGTTCGACTCATCGACGCAGGCCTCGGCGGCCCTGCTGGAGACCGGCATCCCGACCACCGCGGGGCACTTCTGCCGGTCGGACCGGCACGTGCGCATGGCATTCGGCGCGTCTCCGGAAGTCCTTCGCGAAGCCGGACGCCGCATGGCGGACGTCGTCGCCACCCATACCAGCGATCAACCAATTCAAGCCGAGCAAGCAGCGAATAGGAGGGCCGTACTTAGCACCAGGTAGTTGAAGGACACACAGTCAAGATCATCCCGCTAGGACGTTCCTGGACATGGGCTGATCTGAGACGGGGAGGATGTTTGTGACAGGAAAACGAGCACTATCGAAGGCCCTCAGCCGCCGGATGATTCTGCGGAGCGGAGCCGCCGCCGTCGCTGGCGGCGTTGGCGCTGCCGCGCTCGCGGCGTGTGGCGAGGCTGAGGTCGTCGAAAAGACCGTGACGGTCACCGTCACCGAGGTCAAGGAAGTCGTCAAGGAAGTTCCGGTCGAGACGGTCGTCACCAAGGAAGTCGTCAAGGAAGTTCCGGTCGAGACGGTCGTCACCAAGGAAGTCATCAAGGAAGTTCCGGTCGTCGAGGTCAAAGAGGTCGAGGTCGAGAAGGTCGTAACCCAGGAGAAGATCGTCGAGGTCGAGGTCGAGAAGGTCGTGACGCAGGAGAAGGTCGTCGAGGTCATGGTCGAGAACCCGAAGGCCGACAGCCTCGTCATCGGGCTTCCGGTGACGGCGCGGGTCGACGATCTCGACGGATCGCAGGTCTATGAGTTCCAGACCAAGATCCACGCCTTCTGCACCTCGGAGAGCTTGCTGCTCTACGACTATCAGACCCAGACGCTGAAGCCCCGCCTGGCCGAGAGCTGGGAGGTCGCGCCCGACGCCACGTCGGTCACCTTCACCCTGCGTGAAGGCGTCACCTGGCACAACGGCGACCCGTTCACGCCGGAAGACGTGGTCTTCAACTTCAACCGGATCTTCCGGGACGACGACCCGTACCACGCCGAGGGCACGTTCTACTACAACGGGTTCGCGCAGCCGTTCTACGGCGACACCGAGGTGCTCGACGGCCGCACGGTGCGCGTAAACCTGACGCAGCCCGACGCGCTGGCGGCGGAGAAGTTCGGTGCGTTGGACAGCTCGTACATGGCCCATCCGCCGAGCGTGATGGAGCATGGCAACCGCGAGTACTCCACCGATGTGGACAAGTACGTCGGCACGGGGCCCTACATCCCCGTGGAGCTGAGACCGGCCGAGCTGGTGCGCATGGTGCGCAACGAGAACTGGTGGGGCCCCAAGCCCGACTTCGACGAGCTGATCTTCCGCCTCTTCCCGGGCGGGCAGGCAGGGGCCGACGCGCGGGTGAACGCGCTGCTGGCCGGCGAGGTCGACGTGGCGCTGTACACGCCGGCCACGCGGCGCAATGATCTGTTTCGCACCCCCGGAATCGGCGCCAAGTGGTTCTCCAACTTCGTGCTGGGGTACTTCTACATCAACCACACGTTCCCGCTGTTCCAGGACAACCGGGTGCGCCAGGCCGTGGCGCGATCGTTCGACCGCGTCAGCTTCTACGAGGCCACCGCCGGCCCAACCGTGCTGCCGTGGGGCAGGTTCTGGTTCCCCGGCTCGCCGTATCTGAACGACGCGGCGGAGCTGGACTACGACCCGGCGCAAGTCGCGTCGTTGATGCAGGACGCCGGCTTCTCCATGGGCGGCGACGGTGTGTGGGCCAATGGCGACATGCGGGCCGAGTTCAAGATCCAGTACTCTGGCGACCCGGGCGCGCCGCCGGACCGCGAGACGTTCTGGATGCAGGGCTTGAACGATCTTGGATTCTCCGTGGAGCTCGACGCCTGGGATCCCGCGATCCGCGCCGACTTCGACAGCGGCCCCTTCGCCCAGCAGAACCTGAACGTGGGCGGTTGGGGTGTCGGCGTGTTCCTGGGCGACCCGGCCTTCGCCTATCAGCGTTGGACGGCGGGCGATTTCTTTGCCCTCAGCTACATGGACAACGCTGAGATGAACCAGCTCTACCAGGACATCCTGGTCGAGGCCGACGCCGACAACCGGACGTCGAAGGTGCACCGGATGCAGGAGATCGCCGCCGATCAGGTCCCCTGGATTCCGTCCACGGTATCCACGCTCGGTGCGGCCTGGCGGGAAGAGAAAGTCACCAACGTGACCTCCGGCGCGACCCAGTACAGCTACCCGTGGCTGTACAAGGTGGCGCCCGTTTAGGAGTTGCCTTGGTGGCGGGGATTCGCGCTCGCGGTCTTAACGG
This sequence is a window from Chloroflexota bacterium. Protein-coding genes within it:
- a CDS encoding amidohydrolase family protein; the encoded protein is MIIDAHTHIFDRSVGGASENFPLWPGNRWGASAPDLIEQMDRAGIDKAFLISYTPVDVMAHYPADERDHKLAVFQHYLTKEYFVRMWRQHPDRFVWISDSIDPRVPGYVERAAADLDLGAAGLKLLPLFVDTEMGDPRWRPIFELLRDRGKPCIIDISWWYAHFPWFAPSVLGKYASFTEYVKGFGELVADFPDVGIQLAHYGTPALRDRENPSAPLRYHLLDEVIEFMLAYPNLHCDLGAYQHVIGADEPYPYLSALTILEILVQGIGTDRIHWGTDWPYLGVQPYENLIRAIREAPFLNQDGVDKILGQNAQRFFGL
- a CDS encoding ABC transporter substrate-binding protein, whose protein sequence is MTGKRALSKALSRRMILRSGAAAVAGGVGAAALAACGEAEVVEKTVTVTVTEVKEVVKEVPVETVVTKEVVKEVPVETVVTKEVIKEVPVVEVKEVEVEKVVTQEKIVEVEVEKVVTQEKVVEVMVENPKADSLVIGLPVTARVDDLDGSQVYEFQTKIHAFCTSESLLLYDYQTQTLKPRLAESWEVAPDATSVTFTLREGVTWHNGDPFTPEDVVFNFNRIFRDDDPYHAEGTFYYNGFAQPFYGDTEVLDGRTVRVNLTQPDALAAEKFGALDSSYMAHPPSVMEHGNREYSTDVDKYVGTGPYIPVELRPAELVRMVRNENWWGPKPDFDELIFRLFPGGQAGADARVNALLAGEVDVALYTPATRRNDLFRTPGIGAKWFSNFVLGYFYINHTFPLFQDNRVRQAVARSFDRVSFYEATAGPTVLPWGRFWFPGSPYLNDAAELDYDPAQVASLMQDAGFSMGGDGVWANGDMRAEFKIQYSGDPGAPPDRETFWMQGLNDLGFSVELDAWDPAIRADFDSGPFAQQNLNVGGWGVGVFLGDPAFAYQRWTAGDFFALSYMDNAEMNQLYQDILVEADADNRTSKVHRMQEIAADQVPWIPSTVSTLGAAWREEKVTNVTSGATQYSYPWLYKVAPV
- a CDS encoding alpha-glucosidase/alpha-galactosidase; the protein is MPKVAMIGAGSTVFATRLIGDMLTYPELADSTITLVDVDQRRLATTRAHAERAVEQLGAGMRIEAPATRREALEDADYVIVMVMIGGVAPFEIDIQVPARFGIDQTVGDTLGPGGVFRGLRTIPFLLELADEMEEVCPDALLLNYANPMAINCWAMNAATDIETIGLCHSVQGTARQLAGYCNIPADEVTYWVAGINHMAWFLRFEHQDQDAYPLIWQASEDPDIVAQDPIRFDLFKHFDYFVTESSNHMSEYIPYYRKNADLITKYLPEKWDYPNFWPIDREASQEKVRKQLASTEPLDLSRSHEYGVQIIHAIETDTTLRVNANVENTGLITNLPAGACVEVPCLVDKTGVQPCHVGDLPTQLAALNLSNISVQEMCVTAGLAGDRRMAMQAVLLDPLTAAILTPAEVERMVDEMLDSQTDYLGYLQ
- a CDS encoding membrane dipeptidase, yielding MRTKISAGHALHERALVVLAHDHMVRAEDLRRDIAGGVTAKVVQATVSGRAFSDSRAEFERSLYSSEGFMRDAMEAYDEIFATIETMPDEVFVVRRAADILEAKRTGRLGLILGAEGAKLLEGSLAALRVFHRLGMRHLQLHWATRNQVGTAQSDTDEPGLTEFGREVVAEVNALGMLLDVSHSSVATIADVLAITDRPVINSHTGARELNPRSTQLLWDDQIKDLADNGGVAAVHFCSRVLLDSGHATIDDVLTHIDYLVDAGGIESVGLGPDYLLDGTQRTRNVSFNQRIAEDDFTWAKDFEDTSTLPNVTVALLERGYTEDETLKILGGNMLRVIEASLP
- a CDS encoding pyridoxal phosphate-dependent aminotransferase, producing the protein MALRGSLAPTQFPVQAAPLKIAHHIGAMPPVGSRLLATQVKAARRRGIDVLPLMPYAERPPSPEAIEAVAREIRLNREAPSRGLSELREVVAEGIGAEIGQPVDPEAEVLITNGSMQALNLVFRAILDPGDEVIIPAPCYFFGGCVEMAGGRPVHVAMDEAGDYAWDIERIAAAVTPRSVAIVVNTPVNPTGVVLEEGTLRAIADLAERRDLLIVSDESYDTMVYDGRRHVSCASIGNAASRTVLIRSFTKSFAMPAWRVGYIVGPRSIIDASTKALEWEQLHGNHVAQAGAAAAMRHPVYPGDSMAREFQQLRDVIHPFVSSDRPLHALKPAGGPFVFINVSGAFDSSTQASAALLETGIPTTAGHFCRSDRHVRMAFGASPEVLREAGRRMADVVATHTSDQPIQAEQAANRRAVLSTR